A part of Aquibium oceanicum genomic DNA contains:
- a CDS encoding ABC transporter substrate-binding protein, giving the protein MLRMRFLTTAFTAVLAAGVTFGVSTTDGKAYEVVDGSKILVWGGRTPVSNFDPHQRFDAPHHVFQSAIYEPLVKYKGNPSEIVPWLAESWEMNDDATEWTFKLDPRAKFQNGDPVDAAAVKYSFARALKINKAVAWMLSGNLKEENIEVVDPSTVRFNFDVPSPSFIGYLPWWMIVNPKQVAEHEVDGDLGQAWMMTDTAGSGPFRVKQFRPDAVYQLEALDDYWRGWPQGDKHLGGVIYQVIREPSAQRTALMTKQADIVEGLTTADYQQVANVPGIVIENNVGSSPFAIKFNYQDGPTKDVNLRKAIAYAFDYEALPELYAGDATLMTSPFPSVLKGHVEIDGFPRRDLEKAKEYLAKTEWADGGLELEYVHQQGNDETRRVGLILLNSLKDLGIDVRITPLLWANMVANAQSIETAADMTGLFMATYTSDPDSAATQYHKSAWGQWFGVSHYDNPEVFDLIEKGRKTAAWDERAPIYAEIQEKITADQPELFGYTPNVRLAHRDYVKGYEYTSIKMSGFADFGSLWIED; this is encoded by the coding sequence ATGCTGCGCATGAGGTTTCTAACGACAGCTTTTACCGCGGTTCTCGCGGCGGGCGTCACGTTCGGCGTGTCCACGACGGACGGTAAAGCTTACGAGGTCGTGGACGGAAGCAAGATACTCGTCTGGGGCGGGCGAACCCCCGTCAGCAACTTCGATCCGCATCAGCGGTTCGACGCCCCGCATCACGTGTTCCAGTCGGCCATCTACGAGCCGCTGGTAAAGTACAAGGGCAATCCGTCCGAGATCGTGCCCTGGCTCGCGGAGAGCTGGGAGATGAACGACGATGCCACCGAATGGACGTTCAAGCTCGACCCGCGGGCGAAATTCCAGAACGGCGATCCCGTGGATGCGGCCGCTGTGAAATACTCCTTCGCGCGGGCGCTGAAGATCAACAAGGCGGTCGCCTGGATGCTTTCCGGCAACCTGAAGGAGGAGAACATCGAGGTCGTGGATCCGTCCACGGTCCGCTTCAACTTCGACGTGCCTTCGCCGAGCTTCATCGGCTATCTGCCGTGGTGGATGATCGTCAATCCCAAGCAGGTCGCCGAGCATGAGGTCGACGGCGACCTCGGTCAGGCGTGGATGATGACCGATACCGCCGGAAGCGGACCCTTCCGCGTCAAGCAGTTCCGGCCGGACGCTGTCTACCAGCTTGAAGCACTCGATGACTACTGGCGCGGTTGGCCGCAGGGCGACAAGCACCTTGGCGGGGTGATCTATCAGGTGATCCGGGAACCCTCGGCGCAGCGTACGGCGCTGATGACGAAGCAGGCCGACATCGTCGAGGGCCTGACCACGGCGGATTACCAGCAGGTGGCAAACGTTCCCGGCATCGTGATCGAGAACAACGTCGGTTCCAGCCCGTTCGCGATAAAGTTCAACTACCAGGACGGACCTACCAAGGACGTCAACCTCCGAAAGGCGATTGCCTACGCCTTCGACTACGAAGCACTGCCGGAGCTTTACGCGGGCGATGCGACCTTGATGACCAGCCCGTTCCCGAGCGTGCTGAAGGGCCATGTCGAGATCGACGGTTTCCCGCGCCGCGATCTGGAAAAGGCGAAGGAGTATCTGGCAAAGACCGAGTGGGCCGACGGTGGGCTCGAACTCGAATACGTCCATCAGCAGGGCAATGACGAGACGCGCCGCGTCGGCCTGATCCTGCTCAACAGCCTCAAGGATCTCGGCATCGATGTGCGTATCACGCCGCTCCTCTGGGCCAACATGGTCGCGAACGCCCAGAGCATCGAAACGGCGGCCGACATGACCGGCCTGTTCATGGCGACATACACGTCCGATCCGGACTCGGCCGCGACGCAGTATCACAAGAGCGCCTGGGGCCAGTGGTTCGGGGTGAGCCACTACGACAATCCGGAAGTGTTCGACCTGATCGAGAAGGGCCGGAAGACGGCCGCCTGGGATGAGCGTGCGCCCATCTATGCCGAGATCCAGGAAAAGATCACGGCCGATCAGCCGGAGCTGTTCGGGTACACGCCCAACGTCCGCCTCGCGCACCGCGACTACGTGAAGGGGTACGAGTACACTTCGATCAAGATGTCGGGCTTCGCCGACTTCGGCAGCCTGTGGATCGAAGACTGA
- a CDS encoding ATP-binding cassette domain-containing protein: MSEGPIADFSAVRKEFTVSKGLFDKRKVVAVDGIDLALEGRESVGIVGESGSGKSTVGRLLLGLIAPSAGKVLIEGRDLAALSRSEMRSLRSQVQIVFQNPHTSLHPRMMVSRALAEPLHIQGGFGRDEIAARVRRMVDTIGLPQSFLGRYPHELSGGQKQRICIARALMLNPRILVLDEPTSALDVSVQAQILEFLQSLRDEFGLTYLFISHNLAVVQAICSRVLVMYRGKIVEQGQTREILETPNHPYTKRLLAATLEPSPEATLPRMKEEEPAPV; this comes from the coding sequence ATGAGTGAAGGCCCAATCGCGGATTTCTCGGCGGTCCGCAAGGAGTTCACCGTCTCGAAAGGCCTCTTCGACAAGCGCAAGGTCGTCGCGGTCGATGGGATCGATCTCGCGCTGGAGGGCAGGGAGAGCGTCGGCATCGTGGGCGAATCCGGCTCCGGCAAGTCGACCGTCGGCCGGCTGCTGCTTGGCCTCATTGCGCCGAGCGCGGGCAAGGTGCTGATCGAAGGTCGCGATCTCGCCGCGCTTTCGCGGTCGGAAATGCGCAGCCTCCGGAGCCAAGTCCAGATCGTGTTCCAGAACCCGCACACCTCGCTGCATCCGAGGATGATGGTGTCGCGCGCGCTGGCCGAGCCGCTGCACATCCAAGGGGGCTTCGGCCGGGATGAAATCGCGGCGCGCGTGCGGCGGATGGTCGATACGATCGGTCTGCCCCAGAGCTTCCTCGGCCGCTACCCGCACGAACTCTCCGGCGGGCAGAAGCAGCGCATCTGCATCGCGAGGGCGCTCATGCTCAATCCCCGCATACTCGTGCTCGACGAGCCGACGTCGGCGCTCGACGTTTCCGTGCAGGCGCAGATCCTCGAATTCCTGCAGTCGCTCAGGGATGAGTTCGGCCTGACCTACCTTTTCATCTCGCACAATCTGGCCGTCGTGCAGGCGATCTGTTCGCGCGTTCTGGTCATGTATCGCGGAAAGATCGTCGAACAGGGGCAGACGCGGGAAATCCTGGAAACCCCCAACCACCCCTACACGAAGCGTCTGCTCGCAGCGACCCTGGAGCCTTCGCCGGAAGCGACCCTGCCGCGGATGAAGGAAGAAGAACCGGCGCCGGTCTAG
- a CDS encoding IclR family transcriptional regulator: MDAIEITADRVPGRKDKAMDGRFLGSVEKTFQVLSAFNAKRKPLSLTEVVRLSGIEKSAAQRVLYTLRALGYLRQAEATRLYSLSARMLEFGASYIASSRLHEIAGPILEAVNASCEETVNLTEREGEDVVYVLRYPSRHVVSVDLSTGSRLPIFCTAPGRAILANLPEEEARRILAASDLRSHTPNTKTDPDEILEACARVRTHGYSLSNQEAFIGDISVSAPVFGEDGAVVAAINIAVPWPRWSVERVEAELAPVVVGAAQAVSKALGQG, from the coding sequence TTGGACGCAATCGAAATCACGGCCGACCGCGTGCCGGGCCGCAAGGACAAGGCCATGGACGGCCGCTTCCTCGGTTCGGTCGAAAAGACCTTCCAGGTGCTGTCCGCCTTCAATGCGAAACGAAAGCCGCTCAGCCTGACCGAGGTCGTACGGTTGAGCGGGATCGAAAAAAGTGCCGCCCAGCGCGTGCTCTACACGCTGCGGGCATTGGGCTATCTCCGGCAAGCGGAAGCCACCCGCCTTTACAGCCTGTCGGCGCGAATGCTCGAGTTCGGCGCGTCCTACATCGCGTCCAGCCGCCTGCACGAGATCGCCGGACCGATCCTGGAGGCAGTCAACGCCAGTTGCGAGGAGACCGTGAACCTGACGGAGCGCGAGGGCGAGGACGTGGTCTACGTGTTGCGCTACCCGAGCCGCCACGTGGTAAGCGTCGATCTGTCGACCGGCTCCAGGCTGCCGATCTTCTGTACCGCGCCTGGTCGCGCGATCCTGGCGAACCTTCCGGAAGAGGAAGCTCGGCGCATCCTGGCGGCGAGCGATCTCAGGTCGCATACCCCGAATACTAAGACCGATCCCGACGAGATCCTGGAAGCCTGCGCCAGGGTGCGCACGCACGGCTACAGCCTGTCGAACCAGGAAGCCTTCATCGGAGACATCTCCGTGTCCGCGCCCGTCTTCGGCGAAGACGGCGCCGTCGTCGCCGCCATCAACATTGCAGTGCCTTGGCCGCGCTGGTCCGTGGAGCGGGTGGAGGCAGAACTCGCGCCGGTGGTCGTCGGCGCCGCGCAAGCGGTCTCGAAGGCGTTGGGTCAGGGCTGA
- a CDS encoding ABC transporter permease encodes MTDTTIASVPASTADTMEEKLDRYREARRAVWLLSRSFSSMLGLAIVVVFMILAVFGPWIAPYPEAALGSVNMEEMLQPPSWQHWFGTDDMGNDVLSRVIIGTRISLQVGLIITLGAALVGVPLGILGGYLGGWVRSIIMALTDLFLSVPSLVLAIAIVAVLGPGIVNTMIALAVVWWPGYVRLIDSKTLAIKEEPYVEAARALGASTPRIIFRYLLPGCASPLIVKASMDMGAAILAAAGLGFIGLGAKAPSPEWGAMLSVARGYLPEWWWFAIFPGMAIYLSVLGFNLLGDGLRDVLDPRTSR; translated from the coding sequence ATGACCGACACGACCATCGCCTCCGTGCCGGCTAGCACCGCGGACACCATGGAAGAGAAGCTCGATCGCTACCGCGAGGCGCGCCGCGCGGTCTGGCTCCTGTCGCGCAGTTTCTCGTCCATGCTGGGTCTCGCGATCGTCGTGGTGTTCATGATCCTGGCGGTCTTCGGCCCCTGGATCGCCCCATACCCGGAAGCCGCGCTCGGTAGCGTCAACATGGAGGAGATGCTTCAGCCTCCGAGCTGGCAGCACTGGTTCGGCACCGACGACATGGGAAACGACGTGCTGTCGCGCGTCATCATCGGCACGCGAATTTCGCTGCAGGTCGGCCTCATCATCACGCTGGGCGCCGCGCTGGTGGGCGTGCCGCTGGGGATCCTGGGCGGCTATCTCGGCGGGTGGGTCCGCAGCATCATCATGGCGCTGACCGATCTGTTCCTCTCGGTTCCGAGTCTGGTTCTGGCGATCGCGATCGTCGCCGTCCTCGGGCCCGGCATCGTCAACACCATGATCGCGCTCGCCGTGGTCTGGTGGCCGGGCTACGTGAGGCTGATCGACAGCAAGACGCTCGCCATCAAGGAAGAGCCCTATGTGGAAGCCGCCCGCGCGCTGGGCGCCTCCACGCCGCGCATCATCTTCCGCTATCTGCTGCCCGGCTGTGCCTCGCCTCTGATCGTGAAGGCGAGCATGGACATGGGGGCGGCGATCCTCGCTGCGGCCGGTCTCGGTTTCATCGGGCTCGGTGCCAAGGCTCCGTCGCCGGAATGGGGCGCGATGCTGAGCGTCGCCCGGGGTTACCTGCCGGAGTGGTGGTGGTTCGCCATCTTCCCGGGCATGGCGATCTACCTGAGCGTGCTCGGTTTCAACCTGCTCGGCGATGGCCTCCGCGACGTGCTCGATCCGAGGACATCGCGATGA
- a CDS encoding ABC transporter permease, which produces MTLYLVRRLLVLGTMMFGLLCITFFIANIAPGDPAALAAGPNATKSMVETIRVEYGLDKPLWEQFSRYVTDVFTGDLGRSISTTRPVIDHIAEAFPATMELVLFAIGFAVVMGVSLGVLAAVWRDTFVDHAVRLFAVSGIALPMFWFGLLLQLLFAVKLGWLPVSGRLGLITERPEPITHLLILDSMLRGMWGTAFEGLRYIAMPALVLSFPCLASVARVARSEMIETMASDYVLGARAHGLGAFSIQIRHALRNAMLPVLALIGLRYGWMLGGTALVETVFDWPGLGLLMVNSVLMSDFKPVLAVTLIIGFNVMLANFLVDMAYAWFDPRLRQG; this is translated from the coding sequence ATGACCCTCTATCTCGTCAGGCGGCTCCTCGTCCTGGGAACCATGATGTTCGGCCTGCTCTGCATCACGTTCTTCATCGCCAACATCGCTCCTGGGGATCCGGCCGCGCTCGCGGCCGGCCCCAATGCGACCAAGTCGATGGTCGAGACCATTCGGGTCGAATACGGTCTCGACAAGCCGCTGTGGGAGCAGTTCTCCCGATACGTCACGGACGTCTTCACCGGTGACCTCGGCCGCTCCATCTCGACCACGCGGCCTGTCATCGACCACATTGCCGAAGCATTTCCCGCGACGATGGAGCTGGTGCTCTTCGCGATAGGCTTCGCCGTGGTGATGGGCGTCTCGCTCGGCGTCCTGGCCGCGGTCTGGCGCGACACGTTCGTCGACCATGCGGTACGCCTGTTCGCCGTGTCGGGCATCGCACTGCCGATGTTCTGGTTCGGCCTCCTGCTCCAGCTTCTTTTCGCGGTCAAGCTCGGCTGGCTGCCCGTGAGCGGCCGCCTCGGCCTCATCACCGAACGCCCGGAGCCGATCACGCATCTGCTGATCCTGGATTCGATGCTTCGCGGCATGTGGGGGACGGCTTTCGAGGGATTGCGCTACATCGCGATGCCGGCACTGGTCCTTTCGTTTCCATGTCTGGCTTCGGTGGCACGCGTCGCCCGTTCGGAGATGATCGAGACCATGGCCTCCGACTACGTGCTCGGCGCCCGTGCGCATGGACTGGGTGCGTTCAGCATCCAGATCCGTCACGCGCTGCGCAACGCCATGCTGCCGGTGCTGGCGCTGATCGGCCTGCGCTACGGCTGGATGCTGGGCGGCACGGCGCTGGTCGAAACCGTCTTCGACTGGCCGGGGCTGGGGCTGCTGATGGTCAATTCCGTCCTGATGTCGGATTTCAAACCCGTTCTGGCGGTCACCCTGATCATCGGCTTCAACGTCATGCTGGCGAACTTTCTGGTCGACATGGCCTACGCCTGGTTCGACCCGCGACTGCGGCAGGGCTGA
- a CDS encoding ABC transporter ATP-binding protein — translation MSAAPAERTAHGDAALSISDLTLDLATYDGEVKVLDDISLDVGRSETVGIVGETGCGKSVLAKSILNLLPHGIARYRRGAIRWKGENLLATTRRRLRQVRGTEIGMVFQDPMTFFDPLYTAGSHMMEAIGHREQVKGGSMSRAQRKAEAVDLLSRLGLSDPERVFDSYPHQLSGGMRQRVLIGAAIVGKPEFLIADEPTTALDVTVQAQILHLLQDIVKDRDTSIVLISHDLGVIASMCERIVVMYAGTIVETGTKRQLLSRPAHPYTVGLTSAVPRLGYPQKQVKGIGGHIPNLLNPPPGCRFAPRCPKATSLCRSEKPALEALSDGRRAACHYPEPVA, via the coding sequence ATGAGCGCAGCACCAGCGGAACGCACCGCGCATGGAGACGCGGCCCTGTCGATCAGCGATCTCACGCTCGATCTCGCGACCTATGACGGCGAAGTGAAGGTCCTGGACGACATCAGCCTCGATGTCGGACGCAGCGAAACGGTCGGTATCGTCGGCGAAACCGGATGCGGCAAGTCGGTCCTGGCCAAGAGTATCCTGAACCTCCTGCCGCACGGCATAGCCCGATATCGTCGGGGCGCGATCCGGTGGAAAGGCGAAAACCTTCTGGCGACCACTCGCAGGCGCCTGCGGCAGGTCCGCGGCACCGAGATCGGCATGGTTTTCCAGGATCCCATGACATTCTTCGATCCGCTCTACACCGCCGGCAGCCACATGATGGAGGCGATCGGCCATCGCGAGCAGGTCAAGGGCGGCTCGATGTCGCGCGCGCAGCGCAAGGCGGAGGCGGTCGATCTGCTGTCCCGGCTTGGCCTTTCCGATCCCGAGCGGGTCTTCGACAGCTATCCGCACCAGCTTTCCGGCGGCATGCGACAGCGCGTGCTGATAGGCGCGGCAATCGTGGGCAAGCCGGAATTCCTGATCGCGGACGAGCCGACGACGGCGCTCGACGTGACCGTCCAGGCCCAGATCCTTCATCTGCTCCAGGACATCGTGAAGGACCGCGACACGTCGATCGTATTGATCTCCCACGACCTTGGCGTCATCGCGAGCATGTGCGAACGCATCGTCGTGATGTATGCCGGAACGATCGTCGAGACGGGGACCAAGCGTCAGCTTCTGTCGAGGCCGGCGCACCCCTACACGGTCGGACTCACCTCCGCGGTTCCGCGCCTGGGCTATCCGCAGAAACAGGTGAAGGGGATCGGCGGCCACATACCCAACCTGCTCAATCCGCCGCCCGGCTGCCGTTTCGCGCCGAGATGCCCGAAGGCGACTTCGCTGTGTCGAAGCGAAAAGCCGGCTCTCGAAGCCCTTTCCGACGGTCGGCGGGCCGCATGCCACTATCCGGAGCCTGTAGCATGA
- a CDS encoding hydantoinase B/oxoprolinase family protein has product MTRERGCRIGFDIGGTFTDFVLLETDTGRLHTHKALTTSSDPAAGSIAGLQALVEKAGKTFSQVADIVHGTTIVTNAIIERRGARTALLTTRGFRDVLEMATEQRYDAHDLFLHFPKPLVERSMCFEVDERVAADGSVVVPIGAQQVRDLLSTAVAAGAEAIAVSFLHAYRNDAHERLVAGIAADEFPGIPVSLSSEVCAEVREYERTTTTTANAYVMPLIDPYVRSIEGALRERGFSGSLYLMQSSGQLASPEMARRFPVRLLESGPAGGAIAAGYFGRIAGHDDVIAFDMGGTTAKVCLIEHGRADVAPMIEAAREHRFKRGSGLPIKAPVIDMIEIGAGGGSIAHFDELGLMKVGPRSAGSAPGPACYGRGGEFPTVTDANLLLGYLDGASFLGGRMPLDDKAADAAFGPISERLSDSSIAAAWGVLAVVCENMAGAARAHIVEKGRDPRGYTMVAFGGAGPAHAIRVAKSLGMAKVIVPQASGVASALGFLGGRVGHDAVRSAPGLLANLDWAAVNDLLGELEADGRLLVAEAGVRPDEIEIRRQVELRLAGQVHNLQVAVPDGGVGAHSVKHVTAAFAEEYRRLYEREPSHADIEVISWRVTALGPDPELSLASLARPDGAGSVSKGSRPVWFPEEKGFLKTPVYDRYALVAGQGIDGPAIIEEDESTTVVPPGDRVEIDAAGSLVIHLSHGLVAADRPEVSASLPDQVARLEADPIGLEIMWSRLISISEESWLTVIRTAFSLIIGEMQDFACEILDAEGQSLAHSPRAMPVFNITLMSAVQALLQEFPAETLEPGDVLVTNDPWICAGHLFDVGVVTPVFRNGKVVAMIGSIGHVSDIGGTKDRMRAREIYEEGIQIPPMKLYRGGKANEDLFRLIRANVRNAPQVIGDIEALVAANAVGARRLEVFLEEYGLEDLTALATVIQSRAERAMRDAIRVIPDGVYRSEIEPLSNGVRHTFPVTITVRGDEIEVDYEGSPPELLQGGLNCTLNFTQAKTFFALKCLLTPSIRASAGCYRALTVKAPEGSIVNCSAGTSVGLRHLTGSYLVGNIFQALSTAMPEAVQAYSGLPAIVHFFGKDEAGRSFSEHLYLGGGQGASAAQDGKSAVLWPTSASNGSVEVLETRAPVLVLEKAYVPESAGAGRNRAGLGQQLRARRIRSRGPRVMVNCYPEGVGFNASGMAGGSSGGGAHFRMHGEDGRLLQDYGSGSVDTLTATDQIVEVRVGGGAGYGRPFDRPVEDVVSDLGSGYISRKQASEIYGVALDGAGALDAEGTARLRGGDVAKRVHAVQLK; this is encoded by the coding sequence ATGACGCGCGAACGTGGCTGCCGGATCGGTTTCGACATCGGAGGAACCTTCACCGATTTCGTGCTTCTCGAAACCGATACGGGCCGGTTGCACACGCACAAGGCTCTCACCACCTCGTCCGACCCTGCCGCCGGTTCCATCGCCGGGCTCCAGGCCCTTGTCGAGAAAGCCGGCAAGACGTTCTCGCAGGTCGCCGACATCGTCCACGGGACGACCATCGTCACCAACGCCATCATCGAACGCCGGGGCGCCAGGACGGCGCTGCTGACCACCCGCGGTTTTCGGGACGTGCTCGAGATGGCTACCGAGCAGCGCTACGACGCGCACGATCTGTTCCTTCACTTCCCCAAGCCGCTGGTCGAACGATCCATGTGCTTCGAGGTCGACGAGCGCGTCGCCGCCGACGGCTCCGTGGTCGTTCCGATCGGGGCGCAGCAGGTGCGCGACCTGCTCTCCACCGCGGTGGCGGCGGGCGCCGAGGCAATTGCCGTTTCGTTCTTGCATGCCTACAGGAACGATGCGCACGAGCGCCTCGTCGCCGGCATCGCCGCTGACGAGTTCCCGGGCATTCCCGTGTCGCTGTCGAGCGAGGTCTGCGCGGAGGTGCGCGAATACGAGCGCACGACGACGACGACGGCGAACGCCTACGTCATGCCGCTGATCGATCCGTATGTCCGCAGCATCGAGGGCGCGTTGCGCGAGCGCGGGTTTTCCGGGTCGCTTTATCTGATGCAGTCGTCGGGCCAACTGGCCTCGCCCGAGATGGCGCGGCGCTTTCCTGTCCGCCTGCTGGAATCCGGTCCGGCCGGTGGTGCGATCGCGGCCGGCTATTTCGGCCGCATCGCTGGCCATGACGACGTCATCGCCTTCGACATGGGCGGGACGACCGCGAAGGTCTGCCTCATCGAACATGGTCGCGCCGACGTGGCCCCGATGATCGAGGCGGCCCGCGAGCACCGTTTCAAGCGCGGAAGCGGTTTGCCGATCAAGGCACCTGTCATCGACATGATCGAGATCGGCGCCGGCGGCGGCAGCATCGCTCATTTCGACGAACTGGGTCTGATGAAAGTCGGTCCACGCAGCGCGGGGTCTGCGCCGGGGCCCGCCTGCTACGGACGCGGCGGAGAATTTCCCACGGTCACGGACGCCAACCTGCTTCTCGGCTATCTTGACGGCGCCTCGTTCCTCGGCGGGCGGATGCCGCTCGACGACAAGGCGGCGGACGCGGCCTTCGGGCCGATCTCGGAGAGGCTATCCGACAGCAGCATCGCTGCCGCCTGGGGCGTCCTCGCTGTCGTCTGTGAAAACATGGCGGGCGCCGCGCGCGCCCACATCGTCGAGAAGGGCAGGGACCCGCGCGGCTACACGATGGTCGCATTCGGTGGCGCCGGTCCGGCCCATGCCATCCGCGTCGCCAAATCGCTCGGCATGGCGAAGGTCATCGTCCCCCAGGCGTCGGGTGTGGCGTCGGCGCTGGGGTTTCTCGGAGGACGGGTCGGTCACGACGCGGTTCGCTCGGCGCCCGGGCTATTGGCCAATCTCGATTGGGCCGCGGTAAACGACCTGCTGGGAGAACTCGAGGCTGACGGCCGGCTCCTCGTCGCAGAGGCGGGAGTCCGCCCCGATGAGATCGAGATTCGCCGGCAGGTCGAGTTGCGGCTGGCGGGGCAGGTCCACAATCTGCAAGTTGCCGTGCCGGACGGTGGCGTGGGTGCCCACAGCGTGAAGCACGTCACTGCCGCATTCGCCGAGGAGTATCGCCGGCTCTACGAGCGCGAACCGAGCCACGCCGACATCGAGGTCATCAGCTGGCGCGTAACGGCGCTCGGACCCGACCCGGAACTGTCCCTTGCCTCGCTCGCGCGCCCCGACGGCGCCGGCAGCGTGTCGAAGGGAAGCCGGCCAGTCTGGTTTCCGGAGGAGAAGGGGTTCCTCAAAACGCCAGTCTACGATCGCTACGCCCTTGTGGCGGGGCAGGGGATCGACGGACCGGCCATCATCGAGGAGGACGAATCCACGACCGTCGTGCCTCCCGGCGACCGTGTCGAGATCGACGCCGCGGGAAGCCTCGTCATCCACCTATCGCACGGCCTGGTAGCCGCGGACCGGCCGGAGGTGTCGGCGTCGCTGCCAGATCAGGTTGCGCGCCTGGAGGCGGACCCGATCGGGCTGGAAATCATGTGGAGCCGCCTGATCAGCATCTCGGAGGAGTCCTGGCTCACCGTCATCCGCACGGCCTTCTCGCTGATCATCGGCGAGATGCAGGATTTCGCCTGCGAGATCCTGGATGCCGAGGGCCAGTCGCTGGCGCACTCGCCGCGAGCCATGCCGGTGTTCAACATCACCCTGATGTCGGCCGTCCAGGCGCTCCTGCAGGAGTTTCCCGCCGAGACGCTGGAGCCGGGAGACGTCCTGGTGACCAACGATCCCTGGATCTGTGCCGGTCACCTCTTCGATGTCGGCGTGGTCACGCCGGTGTTCCGCAACGGCAAGGTCGTGGCGATGATCGGCTCGATCGGCCACGTCAGCGACATCGGTGGCACGAAGGACAGGATGCGCGCGCGGGAGATATACGAGGAAGGGATCCAGATCCCGCCCATGAAGCTCTATCGCGGCGGCAAGGCGAACGAGGATCTCTTCCGTCTCATCCGCGCCAATGTCCGCAACGCTCCGCAGGTGATCGGCGACATAGAGGCGCTGGTCGCCGCGAATGCCGTCGGCGCCCGCCGGCTGGAGGTCTTCCTCGAGGAGTACGGGCTTGAAGACCTCACGGCGCTGGCGACCGTCATCCAGTCTCGTGCCGAGCGGGCCATGCGCGATGCCATCAGGGTCATTCCGGACGGGGTCTACCGCAGCGAGATCGAACCGCTGAGCAACGGCGTGCGTCATACGTTCCCCGTGACGATCACCGTCCGCGGCGACGAGATCGAAGTGGATTACGAAGGCTCTCCACCAGAACTCCTGCAGGGCGGCCTCAACTGCACGCTCAACTTCACCCAGGCGAAGACATTCTTCGCATTGAAGTGCCTGCTCACCCCGTCGATCCGGGCGTCCGCGGGATGCTATCGGGCGCTGACGGTGAAGGCGCCGGAAGGCTCGATCGTGAACTGCAGCGCGGGCACTTCGGTCGGGCTGCGGCATCTGACGGGATCCTACCTCGTCGGCAACATCTTCCAGGCCCTGTCCACGGCGATGCCCGAGGCGGTGCAGGCCTACAGCGGGCTCCCCGCCATCGTCCACTTCTTCGGAAAGGACGAGGCCGGCCGCTCCTTCAGCGAACATCTCTATCTCGGCGGCGGTCAGGGAGCGTCGGCCGCGCAGGACGGAAAGTCCGCCGTGCTGTGGCCGACCAGCGCGTCCAACGGCTCGGTCGAGGTGCTCGAAACGCGTGCGCCCGTACTGGTGCTGGAAAAGGCCTATGTCCCCGAAAGCGCCGGGGCAGGCCGCAACCGCGCCGGTCTCGGCCAGCAATTGCGCGCGCGGCGAATCCGTTCGCGCGGTCCCCGGGTAATGGTGAACTGCTATCCCGAAGGCGTGGGCTTCAACGCGAGCGGCATGGCCGGCGGATCGTCCGGCGGCGGTGCTCATTTCCGCATGCATGGCGAAGATGGCCGCCTCCTGCAAGACTACGGAAGCGGGTCGGTCGACACGCTGACGGCAACCGACCAGATCGTCGAGGTTCGCGTCGGCGGTGGCGCCGGCTATGGCCGACCATTCGACCGGCCGGTCGAAGACGTCGTGTCAGACCTTGGCTCCGGCTACATCAGCCGCAAGCAGGCTTCCGAAATCTACGGAGTCGCTCTCGACGGCGCCGGAGCCCTCGATGCGGAAGGGACGGCCCGCCTGAGGGGCGGCGACGTCGCAAAGCGCGTTCACGCAGTCCAGCTGAAATAA